Genomic window (Gemmatimonadota bacterium):
GCTACCAGGCGCTCGCCAACGCCCTCGGCTCGGACCCCGTCGCCATCCAGAACGTGGTGAAGGAGTCGGGCCTCCGCGGGCGCGGCGGTGCCGGCTTCCCAACCGGCCTCAAGTGGTCCTTCATGAAGCTCGGCGATGGCAAGCCGCACTACCTGTGCTGCAACGCCGACGAGTCCGAGCCCGGCACCTTCAAGGACCGCGAAATCATGCGCTGGACGCCGCATGCGCTCATCGAGGGCTGCGCGATCGGCGCGCATGCGATCGGGGCCGAGGATTGTTTCATCTACATTCGCGGCGAGTTCACCGAGCCGCTGCAGGTGATGGAGCAGGCCTGCGCCGAGGCCCGGGCCGCCGGCATCATCGGGAAGAACGCGATGGGCACCGGCAAGACCGTCAACGTCTGGGTCCACAAGGGCGCCGGGGCCTACATCTGCGGTGAAGAAACCGCGCTCATGAACTCGATCGAGGGCAAGCGGGGCAACCCGCGCATCAAGCCCCCGTTCCCCGCCGTGGCCGGCCTCTTCGGCAAGCCGACCACCATCAACAACGTCGAGACCCTCACCGCCGTCCCGCACATCCTCAACCGCGGCGCGGACTGGTACAAGAAGATGGCCCGGCCGGACAACCCCAAGTCCACCGGGACCAAGCTCTGGAGCGTGTGTGGCAACATCGCGCGCCCGGGCAACTACGAAGTCGAGATGGGTTTCCCGTTCGGTGAGTTCCTGCAAGACGTGTGTGGGGGCGCCCCCAAGGGCCGCAAGATCAAGGCGGTCATCCCCGGGGGGTCGTCGGTGCCCGTCATCCCGTGGGAACAGGCGGCGACCGCCGTCATGGACTACGAAGGGATGGTCGCGGCCGGCACGATGCTCGGCTCCGCCGGGTGCATCGTCATGGACGACGCCCAGTCGATCCCCCGGCAGGCGGCCCGGCTGGCGCGCTTCTACGCCCACGAGTCCTGCGCCCAGTGCACGCAGTGCCGCGAGGGCACGGCCTGGACCACGAAGATCCTCGAGCGCATCTGTGCCGGGGACGGGACCGCCGAGGACCTCGACACGCTCCTCTCCATCGGCGACAACATGACGGGCAAGACCATCTGCGTCTTGTCGGATTCCTGCGCCACGGTCGTGACGTCCGCCCTCCAGTATTTCCGTCCCGAGTTCGAGGCCCTCATCAAGCGAACGACCGTCCACGCGATTCCGCAGGTGGTGACTCGATGACGGCGCCAACCGTGAACCTCACGATCGAGGGACGCCCGGTGACGGTACCGGCCGGGATGAACCTCGTCGAAGCGGCCAAGCAGGCGGGGGTGCTCATCCCGCACTACTGCTACCACCCGGGACTCCCCGTGGCCGGGGTCTGCCGAATGTGCCTGGTCGAGGTCGAGAAGTCGCCAAAACTCGCGCCGGCATGTGCCACCGCCGTGGCGGAAGGGCAGGTGGTCCACGTCCACTCCGAGAAGGCCCGCGAAGCGCGCAAGGGCGTCCTGGAGATGCTCCTGATCAACCACCCGCTGGATTGCCCGATCTGCGACCAGTCCGGTGAGTGCGAGCTCCAGGACTACACCTACCAGGAAGGGCGATCCGATTCCCGCTACCGGGAGCCCAAGCGATTCAATCCGGTGGAGGATTTCGGCGGCGACGTGATGTACGTGCCGAACCGGTGCATCCTGTGCACCCGGTGTGTGCG
Coding sequences:
- the nuoF gene encoding NADH-quinone oxidoreductase subunit NuoF, whose translation is MGFPHTPHPRETQVLSTHFGDAEARTVDGWKKRGGYQALANALGSDPVAIQNVVKESGLRGRGGAGFPTGLKWSFMKLGDGKPHYLCCNADESEPGTFKDREIMRWTPHALIEGCAIGAHAIGAEDCFIYIRGEFTEPLQVMEQACAEARAAGIIGKNAMGTGKTVNVWVHKGAGAYICGEETALMNSIEGKRGNPRIKPPFPAVAGLFGKPTTINNVETLTAVPHILNRGADWYKKMARPDNPKSTGTKLWSVCGNIARPGNYEVEMGFPFGEFLQDVCGGAPKGRKIKAVIPGGSSVPVIPWEQAATAVMDYEGMVAAGTMLGSAGCIVMDDAQSIPRQAARLARFYAHESCAQCTQCREGTAWTTKILERICAGDGTAEDLDTLLSIGDNMTGKTICVLSDSCATVVTSALQYFRPEFEALIKRTTVHAIPQVVTR